One genomic window of Acidobacteriota bacterium includes the following:
- a CDS encoding citramalate synthase: MKDNWVEIYDTTLRDGAQGEGLAYTVEDKIKIARALDEIGVTYIEGGWPGANPKDVEFFERAKSVQLNNAVFAAFGSTRRANGLAADDTVVQGLLAAQTPVVTIFGKSWDFHVDVALKTTLEENLRMIADTVSHLKSCGRRVLYDAEHFFDGFRANAEYALDTLAAAAQAGAETLILCDTNGGRLPEEIADAVALVRKRIPNVRVGIHCHNDSELAVANSLAAVEAGATHVQGVMNGYGERCGNANLCSIIPNLELKMNRRCLPDGKLKLLTRTSRYINEVANLVPNERAAYVGRSAFAHKGGIHVSAISKAKETYEHINPEDVGNETRVLVSDQSGVSNIRFKSDDIGEEFTKNPEAARRLLAQLKTLEHEGYSFEDAEASFKLLAWSALGRRKHFFETIEYRIWLGSQNEPEAIVRLKVGDEEEHTASLGDGPVHALDQALRKALRNHYPQIDHFHLIDFKVRILDGEHATAAKTRVHVETSDGERSWNTVGVAGNIIAASWAALVESIEYGLQVSA, translated from the coding sequence ACGACGTTGCGCGACGGCGCGCAGGGCGAAGGCTTGGCGTACACCGTTGAAGATAAGATCAAGATTGCGCGCGCGCTGGATGAAATCGGAGTGACGTACATCGAAGGCGGCTGGCCCGGCGCGAACCCGAAAGACGTGGAGTTTTTTGAGCGCGCCAAGTCCGTACAACTGAACAACGCTGTCTTTGCCGCGTTTGGCAGCACCCGCCGAGCCAATGGATTGGCTGCCGATGACACCGTCGTGCAAGGTTTGCTGGCGGCGCAAACGCCTGTCGTGACGATCTTCGGCAAATCCTGGGACTTTCACGTTGATGTCGCGCTGAAAACCACGCTCGAAGAAAACCTGCGGATGATTGCCGACACGGTCAGCCACCTGAAATCCTGTGGCCGCCGGGTGTTGTACGACGCCGAGCATTTCTTTGACGGTTTTCGCGCCAATGCCGAATACGCGCTCGACACATTGGCCGCGGCCGCACAGGCCGGAGCCGAAACGCTGATTTTGTGCGACACCAACGGTGGCCGTTTGCCGGAAGAAATTGCCGATGCCGTGGCGCTGGTTCGCAAACGCATTCCGAATGTTCGCGTTGGCATACACTGCCACAACGACAGCGAACTGGCCGTCGCCAATTCGCTGGCCGCCGTCGAAGCCGGCGCAACGCACGTGCAAGGCGTAATGAATGGTTACGGCGAACGATGCGGCAATGCAAATTTGTGTTCGATCATTCCGAACCTGGAATTGAAAATGAACCGTCGCTGTTTGCCCGATGGCAAACTGAAGCTGCTGACGCGCACCAGCCGTTACATCAACGAAGTCGCCAACCTGGTTCCGAACGAACGCGCAGCGTATGTTGGCCGCAGCGCTTTTGCGCACAAAGGCGGCATTCACGTTTCTGCCATTTCCAAAGCCAAGGAAACTTACGAACACATCAACCCTGAAGACGTAGGCAACGAAACCCGGGTGCTGGTCAGCGACCAATCCGGCGTCAGCAACATCCGTTTCAAATCCGATGACATCGGCGAAGAATTCACCAAAAATCCCGAAGCCGCTCGCCGGTTGCTGGCGCAACTGAAAACGCTGGAACACGAAGGCTATTCGTTTGAAGACGCCGAAGCGTCGTTCAAATTGCTCGCCTGGAGCGCGCTCGGTCGGCGCAAGCATTTCTTTGAGACGATTGAATACCGCATCTGGCTTGGGTCGCAGAACGAACCCGAAGCCATCGTGCGTTTGAAGGTCGGTGACGAAGAAGAACACACGGCGAGTTTAGGAGATGGCCCAGTGCATGCATTGGATCAGGCGCTGCGAAAAGCACTGCGGAATCATTACCCGCAAATTGATCACTTCCACCTGATTGATTTCAAAGTTCGCATTCTGGACGGCGAACACGCGACGGCTGCCAAAACGCGCGTTCATGTGGAAACCAGCGACGGCGAACGGTCTTGGAATACGGTCGGCGTCGCTGGGAATATCATCGCTGCGTCGTGGGCGGCGTTGGTGGAAAGCATTGAATATGGATTGCAAGTCAGCGCTTAA
- a CDS encoding carbohydrate-binding family V/XII — protein MKRISKQLVYVLLAACLLTAFKSLTVAQTAAYPNAKQSATMTDKGWPRTFASGAFSLSVYQPQIEQWKDNQLEARAAVAITANQGKQPTYGVIWLAARTEIDKVNRLVTLTDFVITKVSFPATPEQASAYQAILQAQAPKVGQIIALDRLLADMAITRAKIASNGYQLKNDPPDILFSTRPAILVLIDGEPALRPVKDTHLTRVINTRVLILRDEAKNKYYLHLMDGWMESDTANGPWNIAWNVPHEVDKAVAVVAQTKQVDLLDGSEGKKPSLRDAAQRNALPVIYVSLKPAELLQSQGEPQFAPIEDTQLLSITNSENDIFVDTLTQDRYVLISGRWFRGKSLNGPWEYVRGDWLPSDFSRIPPTHEKASVLASVPGTSQANEALIANEIPQTATITRSEAKLTVEYDGQPQFQPIETTTLKYAVNTSTPVVAVSGNYYAVENGVWFVANSATGPWVVATSVPTTIYAIPPSSPVHRVTYVKVYGSTPEAVYVGYTPGYFGTVVSANNVVVYGTGWHYRPYLGTYWHGSAYTYGYGAGFSWSVYGGWGVAYGIGYGWSTYYYPAPYYGGYTAAYGCCGYGGAATANVYGRWGNVAYSGTRAAWANPYTGNVGQSAAFSGVNTVTGTRYNGRAFTNTNVYTGTTVTGAGGATYNPYTGRGAVGQAGAASNPYTGNAAAGSRGAGYNPRTGVVSGGAAGATYNASTGQVTAGGKGFAYNTRTDTGVAIGNNNVYAGHDGEVYRYNKSNGLEQHTNNGWQSVNRPTEIQNIQNQQGARITGQQRWENFRSAGGLSSNSGVVGPRLGSGEGPRIGSGGGLRGGGRIRR, from the coding sequence ATGAAGCGGATTTCAAAACAACTTGTTTATGTCTTGCTCGCCGCTTGTTTGCTGACGGCGTTCAAGTCGCTAACCGTTGCGCAAACTGCGGCCTATCCAAACGCCAAGCAGTCGGCAACGATGACGGACAAAGGATGGCCGCGAACGTTCGCCAGTGGAGCATTTTCTCTTTCGGTTTATCAACCGCAGATCGAACAGTGGAAAGACAATCAACTGGAAGCGCGCGCTGCCGTTGCCATCACCGCCAACCAAGGCAAACAACCAACGTATGGCGTGATCTGGCTCGCCGCGCGAACGGAAATTGACAAGGTCAATCGGCTGGTGACGTTGACCGATTTCGTCATCACCAAAGTCAGTTTCCCGGCGACCCCAGAGCAAGCGAGCGCGTATCAGGCAATCCTGCAAGCGCAAGCGCCAAAGGTTGGCCAGATCATCGCGCTCGACCGATTGTTGGCCGATATGGCGATCACACGCGCCAAGATCGCCAGCAATGGCTATCAACTCAAGAATGATCCACCGGACATTCTGTTCAGCACGCGGCCAGCGATCCTGGTTCTGATTGATGGCGAACCGGCTCTACGCCCGGTGAAAGACACTCACCTTACTCGCGTCATCAACACACGCGTGTTGATCCTGCGGGATGAAGCGAAGAATAAATACTACCTTCACCTGATGGATGGGTGGATGGAATCCGACACGGCAAATGGCCCATGGAACATCGCCTGGAACGTTCCGCACGAAGTGGACAAGGCCGTCGCGGTGGTGGCGCAAACAAAGCAAGTAGATTTGCTGGATGGATCTGAAGGCAAAAAACCTTCGCTCCGTGACGCTGCCCAGCGAAATGCCTTGCCTGTGATTTATGTCAGCTTGAAACCTGCGGAGTTGCTTCAATCCCAAGGCGAACCGCAATTCGCGCCCATTGAAGACACCCAACTCCTTTCTATAACCAATTCCGAAAACGACATCTTCGTGGATACGCTCACACAGGATCGGTACGTGTTGATTTCCGGTCGCTGGTTTCGCGGCAAATCCCTGAATGGGCCGTGGGAATACGTGCGAGGCGATTGGCTGCCTTCGGATTTCAGCAGAATTCCGCCAACCCACGAAAAAGCCAGCGTTCTGGCTTCGGTTCCGGGAACTTCACAAGCGAATGAAGCTTTAATCGCCAACGAGATTCCGCAGACCGCGACCATCACGCGCAGCGAAGCAAAACTAACGGTCGAATACGATGGGCAACCGCAATTTCAACCCATCGAAACCACGACGTTGAAGTACGCCGTCAATACTTCGACGCCGGTCGTTGCCGTCAGCGGCAATTATTACGCGGTCGAAAATGGCGTCTGGTTTGTCGCCAATTCGGCAACGGGGCCGTGGGTCGTCGCGACTTCCGTTCCGACGACGATTTACGCGATTCCGCCGAGTTCGCCAGTTCACCGCGTGACGTACGTCAAAGTGTATGGCTCAACGCCGGAAGCCGTTTATGTCGGTTACACGCCCGGTTATTTCGGAACGGTTGTTTCCGCCAATAACGTTGTGGTGTATGGCACAGGCTGGCACTATCGCCCTTATCTCGGAACATACTGGCACGGTTCCGCCTACACCTACGGTTACGGCGCTGGCTTTAGCTGGAGCGTGTACGGAGGCTGGGGCGTGGCTTACGGCATCGGCTATGGCTGGAGCACTTATTACTACCCGGCGCCTTACTACGGTGGATATACTGCGGCGTATGGCTGCTGCGGTTACGGCGGCGCAGCAACGGCAAACGTATATGGACGTTGGGGAAACGTCGCTTACTCAGGAACCAGGGCCGCGTGGGCAAATCCTTACACCGGCAACGTCGGTCAGAGTGCGGCATTTTCCGGCGTCAATACGGTCACAGGCACGCGTTACAACGGTCGCGCCTTCACAAACACCAACGTGTACACCGGCACGACGGTTACGGGCGCGGGCGGCGCAACATACAACCCGTACACCGGCAGAGGCGCTGTCGGGCAGGCAGGCGCGGCGAGCAATCCATACACTGGCAACGCCGCAGCAGGTTCCAGAGGCGCAGGCTACAATCCGCGCACTGGCGTCGTCAGTGGCGGCGCAGCGGGCGCAACGTACAACGCCTCAACTGGCCAAGTTACCGCAGGTGGCAAAGGATTCGCATATAACACTCGGACAGACACTGGTGTAGCGATTGGCAACAATAACGTTTACGCCGGACACGATGGCGAAGTGTACCGCTACAACAAATCCAACGGCCTGGAACAACACACCAACAACGGTTGGCAATCCGTAAACCGGCCAACAGAAATCCAGAACATCCAAAACCAACAAGGGGCCAGAATCACCGGACAACAGCGCTGGGAAAACTTCCGCTCGGCAGGCGGCTTAAGCTCGAACTCAGGTGTGGTTGGTCCTCGGTTGGGTTCTGGCGAAGGGCCGCGAATCGGTTCCGGCGGTGGGCTTCGTGGAGGCGGACGCATTCGCCGCTAA
- a CDS encoding DUF4136 domain-containing protein, with product MSDKHQFKGKTLRTILSLAASVCLLLVVTGGALAQQVRVDFDKTTDFSKYKTYAWINGTPAQNPLVHQRIVSGIELQLAAKGMRKVESNPDFVITYHAATDTQVSINTMGGGPLGGWRFGAGTATVDKIPIGQLMVDIGDAHARKFIWRGTASGTISSKPEKNEKALNEALTKMFQNFPLPPGKK from the coding sequence ATGAGCGACAAACATCAATTCAAGGGAAAAACCTTGAGAACCATTTTGAGTCTGGCGGCGAGCGTTTGCTTGCTGCTGGTCGTCACTGGCGGCGCCTTGGCGCAACAGGTGCGCGTGGATTTTGACAAGACCACGGACTTTTCGAAATACAAGACCTATGCCTGGATCAACGGCACGCCCGCGCAAAATCCATTGGTGCATCAGCGAATCGTTTCCGGAATCGAACTGCAGCTTGCGGCAAAAGGAATGCGAAAGGTCGAAAGCAATCCGGATTTCGTCATCACCTACCACGCCGCGACGGACACGCAGGTTTCGATCAACACCATGGGTGGTGGGCCCTTGGGCGGTTGGCGCTTCGGCGCAGGCACGGCAACCGTGGACAAAATTCCCATCGGACAATTGATGGTGGACATTGGCGATGCGCACGCCAGGAAATTCATCTGGCGCGGCACTGCCAGCGGCACCATCAGCAGCAAGCCGGAAAAGAACGAAAAGGCGCTGAACGAAGCGTTGACGAAGATGTTCCAGAACTTCCCGCTGCCACCGGGCAAGAAATAA
- a CDS encoding sigma 54-interacting transcriptional regulator → MLLDVGKSIVAHRNLRELIGVISDYLQQVINCDGIWVTLLDADSGKLRVFALDPIFQGNPTASEGELVPMEGTPSERVMKSQQTVIVSRQMLENSTSAVARSVAAGGMQSGCIAPLVSQGRAIGTLAMVSKVVNAFSEEDAELFTHIAGQIAVAVDNAVNFERARAAEEQAQRQSKRLQLLLDINNAVVSNLNLPDLLAAISAGLRQVLSHDFTGMALYDAELGQLRVQALDYTRNQQLFGTKDLIPLKGTGPGKAFTSRKPVLIRSFEATASSTEIVRLMASAGFKSSCHVPLIARDKVLGTLDVLSFRTDGFTEDDAELLMQIGQQIAIAVDNALVYREIEAIKNKLAEEKLYLEEEIQTAWNFERIIGASASLQRILKQVETVAPTDSTVLIRGETGTGKELIARAIHNLSERRERSLVKLNCAAIPTGLLESELFGHEKGAFTGAISQRIGRFELANKGTLFLDEVGDIPLELQPKLLRVLQEQEFERLGSTRTQRVDVRLVAATNCNLEQMVADKQYRGDLFYRLNVFPIHLPPLRERREDIPLLARFFAQKFAQRMHKQLETIPAETMAALTQYHWPGNIRELENVIERAVILSRGPALEVPLHEMKPAKKPTDNVASSASATLADNEREHILRVLKETGWVISGPNGAATRLGIKRTTLQARMQKLGISRQR, encoded by the coding sequence ATGTTGCTGGACGTTGGCAAAAGCATCGTTGCGCATCGTAATTTGCGTGAATTGATCGGCGTCATTTCCGATTACCTACAACAAGTCATCAACTGCGACGGAATCTGGGTAACATTGTTAGATGCTGATTCCGGCAAGCTGCGCGTTTTCGCGCTCGACCCGATCTTTCAGGGAAATCCGACGGCCAGCGAAGGCGAATTGGTGCCGATGGAAGGTACGCCTTCTGAACGTGTGATGAAATCGCAGCAAACCGTCATTGTGTCTCGCCAGATGCTGGAAAATTCAACTTCGGCAGTGGCGCGAAGCGTTGCCGCCGGAGGCATGCAATCCGGTTGCATTGCGCCGCTCGTTTCTCAGGGGCGCGCAATTGGAACGCTGGCAATGGTCAGCAAAGTGGTCAACGCATTTTCTGAAGAAGACGCAGAGCTGTTCACACACATCGCCGGTCAGATTGCCGTCGCTGTGGATAATGCCGTGAACTTCGAACGAGCGCGCGCCGCCGAAGAACAGGCGCAGCGCCAATCCAAACGGCTGCAACTGCTGCTGGACATTAATAATGCCGTCGTTTCCAACCTGAATTTGCCGGATTTGCTGGCGGCCATTTCCGCAGGGCTTCGCCAGGTGCTGTCGCACGATTTTACAGGGATGGCGTTGTATGACGCGGAACTCGGCCAATTGCGTGTGCAAGCATTGGATTACACGCGGAACCAGCAATTGTTCGGAACGAAGGATTTGATTCCGCTCAAGGGAACAGGCCCTGGCAAGGCGTTTACTTCGCGCAAGCCGGTGCTGATTCGCAGCTTTGAAGCAACTGCTTCTTCGACGGAAATAGTGCGGCTGATGGCTTCGGCCGGATTCAAATCCAGTTGCCACGTGCCGCTCATCGCACGCGACAAGGTGTTGGGCACGCTGGATGTGCTGAGCTTTCGCACGGATGGATTTACTGAAGATGACGCGGAATTACTGATGCAGATCGGGCAGCAAATCGCCATCGCGGTGGATAACGCGCTGGTTTATCGAGAAATTGAAGCCATCAAAAACAAACTGGCCGAAGAGAAGCTGTATTTGGAAGAAGAGATTCAGACGGCCTGGAATTTCGAGCGAATCATCGGTGCAAGCGCTTCGCTTCAACGAATTTTGAAACAGGTCGAAACCGTAGCGCCGACCGATTCCACGGTTCTGATTCGCGGCGAAACTGGAACCGGGAAAGAGTTGATTGCTCGCGCCATTCACAACCTCAGCGAGCGGCGCGAACGTTCGTTGGTCAAACTCAACTGCGCGGCGATTCCGACCGGCTTGCTGGAAAGCGAATTGTTCGGCCACGAAAAAGGCGCGTTCACTGGCGCCATTTCGCAACGCATCGGACGCTTTGAACTGGCGAACAAAGGCACGCTGTTTCTGGACGAAGTCGGCGACATCCCGCTGGAACTGCAACCCAAACTACTGCGGGTTTTGCAGGAACAGGAATTCGAGCGCCTGGGCAGCACGCGCACACAGCGCGTGGACGTGCGGCTGGTGGCCGCGACCAATTGCAATCTGGAACAAATGGTCGCTGACAAACAGTATCGCGGCGATTTGTTTTATCGGCTCAATGTGTTTCCCATCCACCTGCCGCCGTTGCGCGAACGCCGCGAAGACATTCCTTTGCTGGCGCGTTTCTTCGCCCAGAAATTTGCGCAACGCATGCACAAACAACTGGAAACGATTCCGGCGGAAACCATGGCGGCGCTGACGCAATATCACTGGCCCGGCAACATACGCGAACTGGAAAACGTCATCGAACGCGCCGTCATTCTTTCGCGCGGACCGGCGCTGGAAGTTCCCTTACATGAAATGAAGCCGGCAAAGAAGCCAACAGACAACGTAGCCAGTTCAGCCAGCGCAACGTTGGCAGACAACGAACGCGAACACATTCTGCGTGTGCTGAAAGAAACCGGATGGGTCATCAGTGGCCCCAACGGCGCAGCAACGCGGCTCGGCATCAAGCGCACCACGCTGCAAGCGCGCATGCAAAAGCTTGGCATTTCCCGCCAACGATAG